A genomic stretch from Setaria italica strain Yugu1 chromosome VII, Setaria_italica_v2.0, whole genome shotgun sequence includes:
- the LOC101776021 gene encoding LOW QUALITY PROTEIN: dual specificity protein phosphatase 12-like (The sequence of the model RefSeq protein was modified relative to this genomic sequence to represent the inferred CDS: inserted 1 base in 1 codon): MPHLVRERLYFGDIKDAIAALTDSSSTPTFTHVLSVVSSASISFITDCRPGLAIPTEEVRRVVAGEEGAPPTAAVPPGTLMRVVERAGDGXRVTRMAVPLRDTEEENLLDHLEPCLDFIDDGRKVGNVLVHCFAGVSMSASIIVAYLMRSEQKPLEEALESLKEISELACPNDGFLEQLKLFGEMGFKVDTSSPLYKRFRLKLLGQSYKFGEKIGSYMFEDDPGLSPLPGSCQDPSKTEQHKTAYRCRKCRRIIAVEDNVISHVPGEGESCFDWNRRKSGHSYSNKEQDCSSLFIEPLKWMTPVKEGALEGKLSCIHCGARLGYYPNWSGIQCNCGSWVTPAFQIVKSKVDISTI; this comes from the exons atgcCGCACCTCGTTCGCGAGCGGCTCTACTTCGGCGACATCAAAGATGCCATCGCCGCCCTCACTgattcctcctccaccccgACCTTCACCCACGTCCTCTCGGTCGTCAGCTCCGCCTCcatctccttcatcaccgaCTGCCGCCCGGGCCTCGCCATCCCCACCGAGGAGGTCCGCCGCGTCGTCGCTGGCGAGGAGGGCGCGCCACCGACAGCTGCGGTGCCCCCCGGGACGCTGATGCGGGTGGTGGAGCGCGCTGGGGACG TGCGGGTCACGCGGATGGCCGTGCCGCTACGGGATACGGAGGAGGAGAACCTGCTCGACCACCTCGAGCCCTGCCTTGACTTCATCGATGATGGCAGGAAGGTGGGGAATGTCCTCGTCCATTGCTTTGCCGGGGTATCTATGA GTGCTTCCATCATTGTTGCTTATCTCATGAGATCAGAGCAGAAACCTCTGGAAG AAGCATTAGAATCTTTGAAGGAAATTTCTGAGTTGGCATGCCCGAATGATGGTTTTCTTGAACAG TTGAAATTGTTTGGAGAAATGGGCTTCAAAGTCGATACTTCAAGTCCTTTGTACAAGAGATTCCGCTTAAAATTATTAG GTCAATCCTACAAATTTGGGGAGAAAATAGGCAGCTATATGTTTGAAGATGACCCTGGCCTTTCTCCACTACCTGGCTCTTGTCAAGATCCTTCAAAGACAGAGCAACATAAAACTGCTTACCGCTGCAGGAAGTGCAGGAGAATTATTGCTGTGGAGGACAATGTTATAAGTCATGTTCCTGGTGAAGGTGAATCTTGCTTTGACTGGAACCGAAGGAAGAGTGGTCATTCATACAGCAACAAAGAACAAGATTGCTCGTCTTTATTTATCGAGCCTCTGAAATGGATGACTCCAG TCAAAGAGGGTGCTTTGGAGGGGAAGCTATCATGCATCCACTGCGGAGCTCGGTTAGGATACTATCCTAACTGGTCAGGAATACAGTGCAACTGTGGCAGCTGGGTTACTCCTGCCTTCCAAATTGTTAAGAGCAAAGTTGATATCAGCACCATCTAG
- the LOC111257975 gene encoding UDP-sugar pyrophosphorylase-like, whose amino-acid sequence MAEMAPEGSKFDAKHYDSKMQELLSTGETEEFFTSNDEVELAKMLLNEGQMHLFEHWPEPGVDDDKKRGFFDQVRRLNSSYPGGLVSYIQNAKKLLAHSKAGKNPYDGFTPSG is encoded by the exons ATGGCGGAAATGGCACCTGAGGGTTCCAAGTTCGATGCTAAGCACTATGATTCTAAAATGCAGGAGCTGCT GAGCACTGGTGAGACTGAGGAATTCTTCACCTCAAATGATGAG GTTGAACTTGCAAAAATGTTGTTGAATGAGGGCCAGATGCACCTGTTTGAGCACTGGCCAGAACCAGGTGTTGATGATGACAAGAAAAGAGGCTTCTTTGATCAG GTTCGTCGACTTAATTCAAGCTATCCTGGAGGGCTGGTATCGTACATCCAGAATGCCAAAAAACTTTTGGCACATTCAAAAGCAGGCAAAAACCCATACGATGGTTTTACTCCTTCT GGATAA